In Eremothecium gossypii ATCC 10895 chromosome IV, complete sequence, the genomic stretch CCGTTTTCAAACTCCATAGGGGCCATAGGGTCATAATTTGGTTGATCCAGGACCGAGTAGTCAATATTGAATTGTGCGTATCTTGGAGTATTCTCCTCATTTGGCGATATATTCTCGTCCGTAGCCTTAACAAGTAACGTCCCAACGTTAGCAAACAATAAGAGATTAGATAATTTCATGTCTATTAGTTGTCAACAGTAGGTCTTTCTCACGAACAATGTTTTGAAGTGTACGTGTCAATCCGTTTGTGCCGGCCCTTACCATTAATGTTATCAACTATCATATATTACGGAAATTATGAATGGGGCGGAGGGAAACAAGGCTCAATCAATTATTTGTCATGGTAGCTCTCTGCAATGATTCAATGAGCATAGGTGAAGGAAAAGATGTGAGTTAAAACATCAAAGTAATCTGCCGTTACTTAAGATACGTAGCAGTATATAATCTCAATCACTATATAGACGCCATTTATTAGTATTTAACTTTGCTCATCTCAGAATTTTGCCCTTCTGTGTATTCTTCCGATGTAGCTCAATAATCAGCCGTATACCCAGTAAGTACtaaataaaataaaataaatACATTATCTATTTTTCAAAAAATATAAAACGTTTTATTTTTTTAATACAATTTAAGTTAAAAAAATAATTTGTTATAGGCACGTGACCAATATCAATAAAATTAAAACCCACTTATTATTATAATCAATAATTTATAAATGTTGATGAATATTTCCAGTTCTATATTTTTATAATATATTATGTCAATATATTATATTAATATATTAATTTCAATGTTTGTGTTAAATATAGAGTTATTAAATATTAAATATGTATGTTGTTTCCGAAATTATTAAATATTTTAATATACATTAATTTAACGCAAACATAATGTAACATAATAAAAAGCTTTTTTTATTAATTAATTTTTCAAAAAATTGTTGTTTATTGATTTTTTTTTGAAAATGATTTTGCGGGTTAAGCTATAAGATTGAAGAAGGTTGTCTAACAATGTGGTCAATGTAGCTAATGGTATTTTTTAGAGACGGAATCAAGCTATTTTGCAAAGACACTAGTATTCAGTTAATCCAAAGTAAACAGGGTAATGTAGAAGGCATATAGTTTATATCTAGTAATACTAAGACAATGTAGAGAGATACGTAAACATACACTGCGAAGTCCTGAAGTGATAAGATTTAAAAAAAATAATAAATGTAATAATATACAAGGTATAGGCTGTTTACGAAAGCAGGTAACACTTCTTGCTCATTCACGCTTCACACCCGTTTCCGAAGTAGTTGCAGATGTCGAGACAGAATTCACAGAATGACTAGTACTATTAGAAACGGGCGGGTCATTCATTAACTTAGCGTCATTAGTTTTGCTAGGACCAACTGTCTGTCTGGATTTCCGGCTTGAATTAGGATTGCCACCTTTGTTACCTCTAGTACCTGCTCTGCCCTCACGCAGATGCGCCCTACTGTTCTCATTAGGTATCATCTGCGGTAAGTGTTGGCCTTGCTGTTGAAAACGATATGAATTGTAAAAATTCACATTCTTATAAGGAGTGTAAGCACCACCATATGCGCCGTAGTTCCAATGAGCATGAGGATATCCGTTCTGCCACTGATTACCATAAAAGAATTGATGCTGTTGGGGATGAGGGTGATGGGACTGAGGGTGATGATATCTCCCATTGCCGTGCGCATGAAATTGCTGATACGGGTAATAATTGAAAGGTCTATTGAAGCCTGGCAAGTTAGTCCTCTTCTTAGCAACGGAAATTGTATTCCCATTGAAACTAGAGCCGTCAAGTTGCAGCGCCTTTTCGACAGAACTTATCGATTCAAATTGGATATATGCGTAACCTTTCGGTTCTCCGGTTTTTTTGTTGTATAAGATCGTGATCCTACTGATCACGCCCACATCCTTGAAGTGCTCTTCCAACATTTCCGCTGTCGCCTCGGGGGTAATGCTGCTTACAAAGACCGAACGAGAATCCAGCTCGACCTGCTTTGCATGTTTTCTATCTTTACTCAACGGCTGGGAAACTGGAGTTGTAGAATCTAAACTATTGTAGCTTGACTGCTCATCTTGATCGCCCTTGGAATCAGATGACATATCCTGTTCCCACGAACTATCCTCTGTATCTGCAAGCTGCTCATCCGACCTTGGAGATTCAATTGGAATGGCAGCACTGTTCCCTGGAACCGGATTCGATAAAACTGCACTTTCAACCATTCTGGGATTATTCAACAGAAGGCGGGGATACTTCGTGAACGTCGGCAAGTTATGCTGGTACAGTGCACGAGCCAGTCAAACCATTTAAGTGGCGACGTGTGGTAGATGCACCATACCGGGCACGCCTGCGAAAATATATAGGCGCTTTCTCTGTGATTGGTTCAGCAGCATAACCGGGTAACGATCCCGCGCTATATGTCATAAGCAACGAACATTAAAATTTTAGTCTACCGCCTGGGCTGCGATGAGGTATGGTTATAACCTCATCACTCTACAGCTGGTAGTAGTTACTCACAGGTAAGCGCCCCAAGTAGTTCAGATTACAATGGCATCTGTTAGAAAGCGCAAGATGGCGCGTTCATCGGTTCGGAAGGTGACGAGGAGGAACAGAGATAAGCAAAGGAAAGTAAATATTGCGTGCAATCCAATCATCGAGAAGAACTGGGACTATAATCTAACGCTAGCCCAGAACTACAAACGTCTTGGACTGACGGCTAAGCTGGCACCACGCGCTGGCGGTGAGGAGATTGATTTATCGAAAGTTATTCAGAAATCGGTACCGATCTGTTCTGCTTTTGAGGATTACGACAGTGAGTCCGACGTTGAGCAGGAAAAGCGCAATAACGATGATGCGCTGGAAGATGGAGAGTATGACCCTGCGAAAATACCCGAAGGAGAAGCGCGTATACAGCGCGATGAGAACGGTGATGTAGTGAAGGTGGTATACGGCACAATGAAGACAGTAGACGTTGACGAAGACATTTCTGAGCTGAAACAGAAACTGGAGCAAGATAAAGTGAAGACGGAGGTTGTTCAGGAACTGGAGTCATATGCTTCAAGACCTGTTAACAGGCGGGTGCGGTACCAGAGCAGCAGAGAAGAAGAGTGGCTTGGCAGGCTGTATGAGAAGCATGGAGAGGACTACAACAGCATGGCAAGAGACCTGAAGCTGAACATTTACCAACAATCGGTAGGTGACCTCAAACGGAGAATGAAGAAGTGGCTCAAGGCCCACCATATTGACGAGAGGCAGTGAGCTTCCCAACAGGCTTGTATACTATATAATTACTAGCACACAGCGGGGTTTTACCTGTCTATAAATAAGAAGTTCCTATTTTCATTGGGCACGAGGCAAAAACTGACCTGAGTGTGAACTAGGCAATTTTAGTTAGGCTCCACGAACGCTCTATAGGTGGTGAAGTTTGAATCCTCCGTCTGAAGGTCAACTTCCGCGTGTGGGGCAATAAAGAACACATAGCCGGCTTCCGCCTTCAACCTAACATCTCCTGATTGGATGTAGCCACTCCCGTTGGTGGTAATGACGATTGATGGCCCATCCAAACCGTCGAAGTGATGAGTACCGGTGCTGCCGTGGAAGTTCGTTTGCAAAACTGCAAACTCCTCAATTGGAGGGTTGTATAGAATGCTGTCACCGGAGCCCGAGGACCTAGCGAAAGGCAGTAGCTTCATTTTCTGGTCCTCAACAGAGTCATAGCTGTATGTTAGCATCTCGACCAGGTTTTTCACGTCCTTGAACTTCGGAGTGAAGCCAGCTCTGACCACGTTGTCGGATGCCGCCATACACTCAATGATGTCGCCGGTGATATAAGCGTGTGGGTCCTTCGCTCTTAGGAAGATGGACTCGCCCGCCTTCAAGACACAGTGGTTCAGCATCAGGCAGCCACAGAACAAACCGACGTCTTCTGGGAATTGTTCGTTCAGTCTGAGGATCAGGGCGGGAAGAGTCTCGTTGTTGAAGTCCGCAGGTGACTGCTTGGCGCGCTCCACCAGATGGCGGGCGTGGGACGCAATAACGTCATCGGAGGCATTCATGACATTGGAAAACACGCTCTGCAACAACTTTCTGTTGGACTTGTCCTCCTCGGATCCCTCC encodes the following:
- the NOP16 gene encoding Nop16p (Syntenic homolog of Saccharomyces cerevisiae YER002W (NOP16)), coding for MASVRKRKMARSSVRKVTRRNRDKQRKVNIACNPIIEKNWDYNLTLAQNYKRLGLTAKLAPRAGGEEIDLSKVIQKSVPICSAFEDYDSESDVEQEKRNNDDALEDGEYDPAKIPEGEARIQRDENGDVVKVVYGTMKTVDVDEDISELKQKLEQDKVKTEVVQELESYASRPVNRRVRYQSSREEEWLGRLYEKHGEDYNSMARDLKLNIYQQSVGDLKRRMKKWLKAHHIDERQ
- the SGN1 gene encoding Sgn1p (Syntenic homolog of Saccharomyces cerevisiae YIR001C (SGN1)); this translates as MVESAVLSNPVPGNSAAIPIESPRSDEQLADTEDSSWEQDMSSDSKGDQDEQSSYNSLDSTTPVSQPLSKDRKHAKQVELDSRSVFVSSITPEATAEMLEEHFKDVGVISRITILYNKKTGEPKGYAYIQFESISSVEKALQLDGSSFNGNTISVAKKRTNLPGFNRPFNYYPYQQFHAHGNGRYHHPQSHHPHPQQHQFFYGNQWQNGYPHAHWNYGAYGGAYTPYKNVNFYNSYRFQQQGQHLPQMIPNENSRAHLREGRAGTRGNKGGNPNSSRKSRQTVGPSKTNDAKLMNDPPVSNSTSHSVNSVSTSATTSETGVKRE
- the PMI40 gene encoding mannose-6-phosphate isomerase PMI40 (Syntenic homolog of Saccharomyces cerevisiae YER003C (PMI40)), with amino-acid sequence MSAKLFRLDAGYQQYDWGKIGSSSAVAQYAANSDPSVQIEEDKPYAELWMGTHHKVPSRHHDTKVALSDLIAANPEGMLGSGNVEKFHSRKDLPFLFKVLSIEKVLSIQAHPDKNLGRRLHIQDPKNYPDDNHKPEMAIAISDFEGFCGFKPLEELAEELQRIPEFRSLVGEDIAAQFCAGIKVGAQEGSEEDKSNRKLLQSVFSNVMNASDDVIASHARHLVERAKQSPADFNNETLPALILRLNEQFPEDVGLFCGCLMLNHCVLKAGESIFLRAKDPHAYITGDIIECMAASDNVVRAGFTPKFKDVKNLVEMLTYSYDSVEDQKMKLLPFARSSGSGDSILYNPPIEEFAVLQTNFHGSTGTHHFDGLDGPSIVITTNGSGYIQSGDVRLKAEAGYVFFIAPHAEVDLQTEDSNFTTYRAFVEPN